In Phormidium yuhuli AB48, one genomic interval encodes:
- the glpD gene encoding glycerol-3-phosphate dehydrogenase → MRNLDHVESQTYDLIIIGGGVNGAAVARDAALRGLKPILLEKGDFASGTSSWSTRLVHGGLRYLEYFEFPLVRESLHERELLLRNAPHLVNPLMLTVPVYGKRSRPYWKIWAGMILYDIFSFDKTLLPHRMLPKRKFKQHFRGLDPENLNGGAQYYDAQASRAERMCLETILDAESAGATSLNYVEVTALHRQGDRITQVTCQDKLTGKTLEVKGTADVMVINTSGPWVDRVLKDGEPQPIGQTRKIGGTKGSHIIVSRFPGAPESALYVEAKTDGRPFFIVPWLGMMLIGTTDLPYEGGLDRVKADDEEIDYLLTETNNIIPSAQLTRESIKFTYSGVRPLPYVDKGSAGSITRKHILFDHRSEGVSNLISLIGGKLTTFRHVGQEIVDLVYKKWKKAAPPCPTLHRPFPGAILPNDPLVAQLVDRYRDRLSVETLYHLLDHYGRKAAEVLALVDEYPELGAAITPELPDIRAQIVYGVRSEYAYHMADILRRRTTIAMQSCYGLQTLKVLSQVLQEYCGWSAEDCDRQAREYRQYMEENCIPDYAIPQGRRSGAEAVSA, encoded by the coding sequence ATGCGAAATCTGGATCACGTCGAGTCTCAAACCTACGACCTGATTATTATTGGGGGTGGGGTGAATGGAGCTGCGGTGGCTCGGGATGCGGCGTTACGGGGTTTGAAACCGATTCTTCTGGAGAAGGGTGATTTTGCGAGCGGTACGTCGAGCTGGTCAACGCGCTTAGTCCATGGGGGATTGCGGTATTTGGAGTATTTTGAGTTTCCCTTGGTGCGAGAGTCACTCCATGAGCGGGAGTTGTTGCTGAGGAATGCGCCCCATTTGGTGAATCCGTTGATGTTGACGGTTCCGGTGTATGGGAAGCGATCGCGCCCCTATTGGAAGATTTGGGCGGGGATGATTCTTTACGATATTTTTAGTTTTGATAAGACTCTCCTGCCTCATCGGATGTTGCCGAAGCGGAAGTTTAAGCAGCATTTTCGCGGCTTGGACCCGGAGAATTTGAATGGGGGGGCGCAGTATTATGATGCTCAGGCCTCGCGGGCGGAACGGATGTGTTTGGAGACGATTCTGGATGCGGAGTCGGCGGGGGCGACGAGTCTCAATTATGTGGAGGTGACGGCGTTACACCGTCAGGGCGATCGTATTACTCAGGTGACCTGTCAGGATAAGTTGACGGGAAAAACCCTGGAGGTGAAAGGAACGGCGGATGTAATGGTGATTAATACCTCGGGCCCCTGGGTGGACCGGGTGTTGAAGGATGGAGAACCCCAGCCGATTGGTCAAACTCGCAAGATCGGCGGAACCAAGGGGTCTCATATTATTGTGAGTCGCTTTCCCGGTGCGCCGGAGAGTGCCCTCTATGTGGAGGCAAAAACCGATGGTCGGCCGTTCTTTATTGTGCCTTGGTTGGGGATGATGTTGATTGGGACGACGGATTTACCCTATGAGGGGGGATTGGATCGGGTCAAGGCAGATGATGAGGAGATTGATTATCTGCTGACGGAGACGAATAACATTATTCCCAGCGCTCAGTTGACCCGTGAGAGTATTAAGTTCACCTATTCTGGGGTGCGGCCCTTGCCCTATGTGGATAAGGGGTCGGCGGGGAGTATTACTCGGAAGCATATTCTCTTTGACCACCGCTCGGAAGGGGTGAGTAATCTGATTTCCTTGATTGGCGGGAAGTTAACGACGTTCCGCCATGTGGGTCAGGAGATTGTGGATTTGGTCTATAAGAAGTGGAAGAAAGCGGCGCCACCTTGTCCGACGCTGCATCGTCCCTTTCCAGGGGCGATTTTACCGAACGACCCCTTGGTGGCGCAGTTGGTGGACCGCTATCGCGATCGCCTTTCGGTGGAGACCCTGTATCATTTGCTGGATCATTATGGCCGTAAGGCGGCGGAGGTGTTGGCTCTGGTGGATGAGTATCCCGAGCTAGGGGCGGCGATTACGCCGGAGTTACCGGATATCCGGGCCCAGATTGTCTATGGGGTGCGATCGGAATATGCCTATCACATGGCGGATATTCTGCGGCGACGCACCACCATTGCCATGCAGAGTTGTTATGGCTTGCAGACCCTGAAAGTGCTGTCCCAGGTGTTGCAGGA
- the ggpS gene encoding glucosylglycerol-phosphate synthase, which yields MKSSLVILYHREPYDEVVDDNGVTRYVDKKSPNGIVPTLKGFFDNVEKGTWIAWKQITAKQRSKFQERVQIEGSNYDVARIPLSADEVKHFYHITSKEAFWPILHSFPYHFTYESSDWENFKAINKKFAEAACAEAADDALIWVHDYNLWLAPKYIRELKPDARIAFFHHTPFPSVDIFNILPWREAIVESLLCCDVVGFHIPRYSENFVNVARSLFEVDVVKREAIPEHITPTGTALAEPEMVTQLNYKGQLVNVDAFPVGTNPEHILNTLGKPETQQRIQEIRQELQGRTLAIAAGRVDYVKGNRELLECYGRLLERRPDLHGKINLVMTCVQAAAGMRVYRTAQQQIEQLAGKINGRYARLGWTPILLFTQPIPFTDLIAYYKAADICWTTPLRDGLNLVAKEYVVAHEGNDGALILSEFVGAAVEMPEAIQTNPYSIDRMDQAIDRALSLSEEEKAERMAQMYQTVTQYDVKHWADRLLDIFEKTEHQTVAEKKPVTA from the coding sequence ATGAAATCTTCTTTGGTCATTCTCTACCACCGCGAACCCTACGATGAGGTGGTCGATGACAATGGGGTCACCCGGTATGTGGACAAAAAAAGCCCCAATGGCATTGTCCCCACGCTCAAAGGCTTCTTTGACAATGTTGAAAAAGGAACCTGGATTGCTTGGAAGCAGATTACCGCTAAACAGCGCAGTAAATTCCAGGAACGGGTGCAAATTGAGGGCAGCAACTACGATGTGGCTCGCATTCCCCTCTCCGCCGACGAAGTCAAGCACTTCTATCACATCACCAGTAAGGAAGCCTTCTGGCCGATTCTGCACTCGTTCCCCTATCACTTCACCTACGAGTCTTCCGATTGGGAGAACTTCAAGGCCATCAACAAGAAGTTCGCCGAAGCCGCCTGTGCTGAAGCCGCTGACGATGCTCTGATTTGGGTGCATGACTATAACCTCTGGTTAGCCCCCAAATATATTCGGGAACTTAAACCCGATGCCCGCATCGCTTTCTTCCACCATACCCCCTTCCCCTCGGTGGATATTTTCAACATTCTCCCCTGGCGTGAAGCCATTGTCGAGAGTCTCCTTTGCTGTGATGTGGTGGGTTTCCATATCCCCCGTTACTCGGAGAACTTCGTGAATGTGGCCCGCAGCCTGTTTGAGGTGGATGTGGTCAAGAGAGAAGCGATCCCCGAGCATATTACCCCCACGGGAACAGCTCTAGCAGAACCGGAGATGGTGACCCAGTTGAACTATAAGGGGCAATTGGTGAATGTGGATGCCTTCCCGGTAGGCACCAATCCTGAGCATATTCTCAATACCCTGGGTAAGCCGGAAACCCAACAGCGGATTCAGGAAATTCGCCAAGAACTGCAAGGCCGGACCTTGGCGATCGCCGCTGGCCGGGTCGATTATGTGAAGGGGAACCGGGAACTGCTCGAATGCTATGGCCGCCTATTGGAGCGCCGCCCGGATTTACATGGCAAAATCAATCTGGTCATGACCTGTGTGCAAGCGGCCGCTGGGATGCGGGTGTATCGCACGGCACAGCAGCAGATTGAGCAACTGGCAGGGAAAATCAATGGACGTTATGCTCGATTAGGATGGACTCCGATTCTCCTGTTCACTCAGCCGATTCCCTTCACGGACTTGATTGCCTACTACAAGGCTGCTGATATCTGTTGGACCACTCCCTTACGGGATGGCTTGAATTTGGTGGCGAAGGAATATGTGGTGGCCCATGAGGGGAATGATGGGGCCTTGATTCTGTCAGAGTTTGTCGGGGCGGCGGTGGAAATGCCTGAAGCGATTCAGACGAACCCCTACTCGATTGACCGTATGGATCAGGCCATTGACCGGGCCTTGAGTCTGTCAGAGGAGGAGAAGGCTGAGCGTATGGCTCAGATGTACCAAACGGTCACTCAGTATGATGTGAAACATTGGGCGGATCGTTTGCTTGATATCTTCGAGAAGACTGAACATCAAACGGTGGCTGAGAAGAAACCGGTCACAGCCTAG
- the iscB gene encoding RNA-guided endonuclease IscB, with protein MSNHVFVLDSNRKPLTPCQPGVARSLLKAGKASVFRRYPFTIILNKEVDANPEPLELKLDPGSKVTGIALKQGNHIIFAAELQHRGQQIKEALLSRRQLRRSRRNRKTRYRPARFLNRTRPEGWLAPSLQHRVDTLMTWVNRFRRLAPVGSIAQELVRFDLQLMENPEISGIEYQQGVLQGYEVREYLLEKWGRTCAYCGAQNVPLEVEHIQPRSKGGSDRVSNLTLACHSCNQAKGHGDIRDFLSGQPDVLSRLLGQAKSPLKDAAAVNSTRWALFKALKATGLPVTTGTGGQTKFNRLRLNLPKAHWLDAACVGPVESLEVLTSKPLLILAKGHGTRQMCGTNKYGFPTRHRSRRQIHKGFQTGDIVTATVTAGKKIGSYVGRVLCRASGSFDITTASVRVAGISHKYCKPIHRKDGYAYA; from the coding sequence ATGTCTAACCATGTTTTCGTTTTAGATAGCAACCGCAAGCCCCTGACACCCTGCCAGCCCGGGGTAGCACGGTCACTACTCAAAGCGGGGAAAGCATCGGTATTTCGACGCTACCCATTCACCATTATTCTCAACAAGGAGGTTGACGCTAATCCTGAACCCCTCGAACTCAAACTAGACCCAGGCTCTAAAGTCACTGGAATTGCCTTGAAGCAAGGGAATCATATTATCTTTGCTGCCGAGTTGCAGCACCGAGGACAGCAGATTAAGGAAGCACTGCTGTCCCGTCGTCAACTCCGACGTTCTCGACGAAACCGCAAGACCCGATATCGACCAGCTCGGTTCTTGAATCGGACTCGTCCCGAAGGTTGGTTAGCTCCCAGCTTGCAGCATCGAGTAGATACTCTAATGACCTGGGTTAACCGATTCCGCAGACTTGCCCCAGTTGGCAGCATAGCTCAAGAGCTAGTACGGTTCGACCTGCAATTGATGGAAAACCCTGAAATCTCAGGCATAGAGTATCAGCAGGGAGTATTACAAGGCTATGAAGTCAGGGAATACCTGTTGGAGAAGTGGGGCCGAACCTGTGCTTACTGTGGGGCTCAAAATGTACCACTTGAAGTTGAGCATATCCAGCCTCGGTCTAAGGGGGGCTCTGACCGGGTGTCTAACCTGACCCTGGCTTGCCACTCATGCAATCAAGCCAAAGGCCATGGGGACATTCGGGATTTTTTATCGGGCCAGCCTGATGTCCTGAGTCGTCTTCTGGGGCAGGCAAAATCACCCCTTAAAGATGCGGCGGCCGTTAACTCGACCCGATGGGCCTTGTTCAAGGCTCTCAAAGCAACAGGACTCCCAGTCACCACAGGAACTGGCGGACAAACGAAGTTCAATCGACTGAGGCTCAACCTACCTAAAGCTCATTGGCTTGATGCTGCCTGTGTTGGACCCGTCGAATCACTCGAAGTTCTGACGTCAAAACCGTTGCTGATTTTAGCAAAGGGGCATGGAACCCGTCAGATGTGCGGGACGAATAAGTACGGATTCCCGACTCGTCACCGCTCCAGGAGGCAAATTCACAAAGGCTTTCAGACTGGCGACATTGTGACGGCTACGGTCACAGCGGGGAAGAAAATTGGCTCCTATGTAGGACGGGTTCTCTGCCGTGCGTCTGGTAGTTTTGATATTACCACCGCTTCTGTACGGGTGGCAGGCATCAGCCACAAATACTGCAAACCTATTCACAGGAAGGATGGTTACGCCTATGCTTGA
- a CDS encoding HAD-IIB family hydrolase: MGVDERLVLATDLDGTFLGGTVEQRSRFYQYLQDHRQNVVLVFVTGRDLALVRQLYSEPGFPQPDYIIADVGTTVTCGQSFTPVAAVQDWIAQTWDNSNERVRSLLEGEPGLELQPITPQYRVSYYYSPNQLQSDTLTRITNAGFDYILSADRFLDVMPKGIAKGATLLKTLESLNLPREQTVVAGDTLNDRSLLETGLQGIVVGNAEPKLKDVARSLPNAYISPEPGAWGIWDGLKHHGRAF, from the coding sequence ATGGGTGTTGATGAGCGGTTAGTGCTAGCAACGGATCTCGATGGAACGTTTCTAGGAGGAACCGTAGAACAGCGATCGCGCTTCTACCAGTATTTACAAGACCATCGCCAAAACGTCGTTCTCGTCTTTGTCACCGGTCGAGATTTGGCTTTGGTTCGTCAACTCTACAGTGAGCCGGGTTTTCCTCAGCCGGACTACATCATTGCCGATGTGGGAACAACAGTCACCTGTGGCCAGAGTTTCACTCCGGTAGCGGCGGTTCAAGATTGGATTGCCCAGACTTGGGACAATAGCAACGAACGGGTGCGATCGCTCCTAGAAGGGGAACCGGGGCTGGAGTTACAACCCATCACCCCGCAATATCGCGTATCCTACTACTACAGCCCCAATCAACTTCAGTCAGACACATTGACTCGAATTACCAACGCTGGGTTCGACTATATCCTCTCCGCTGACCGCTTCTTGGATGTGATGCCGAAGGGTATTGCCAAGGGGGCAACTCTACTGAAAACCCTAGAGAGCCTTAACTTGCCCCGGGAGCAGACGGTGGTCGCCGGAGATACCCTCAATGATCGCTCCTTGTTGGAAACAGGGCTACAGGGGATTGTTGTGGGAAATGCCGAACCCAAGCTAAAAGATGTTGCGCGATCGCTCCCCAATGCCTACATTAGCCCCGAACCGGGAGCTTGGGGCATTTGGGACGGATTGAAGCATCATGGCAGAGCCTTCTAA
- a CDS encoding polysaccharide deacetylase family protein → MFAPLYPHLYRVLAPMFPDCLWSAEPEQPLVCLSFDDGPHPQYTPQLLEVLEHLGVTANFFWLGAAVRRYPDVAREVFRRGHWLGLHGDTHRAFPQMRPEALQASLSATQAAIANACDRPLDWVQTHVRDVRPPNGLFTPKTLQLLHSWQYRPVMWSVVPEDWRCPGVQRVCDRIMKQVEPGSLIVLHDGSYGGQDVAQTTLTIVEQLQTKSYQFVNIQELWHLKSGLESG, encoded by the coding sequence ATGTTTGCGCCGCTGTACCCCCATTTGTACCGAGTCTTAGCCCCCATGTTTCCCGATTGTCTCTGGTCCGCTGAGCCAGAGCAACCTCTCGTCTGTCTCAGCTTTGACGACGGACCCCATCCCCAGTACACCCCGCAACTGTTGGAGGTTTTAGAGCATCTGGGGGTGACCGCTAACTTTTTCTGGCTGGGAGCCGCCGTCCGTCGTTACCCGGATGTTGCCCGCGAGGTTTTCCGACGAGGCCATTGGTTAGGATTACATGGAGACACGCACCGGGCCTTCCCACAGATGCGTCCTGAGGCCTTGCAGGCCAGTTTAAGCGCCACCCAAGCCGCTATTGCTAACGCCTGCGATCGCCCCCTAGACTGGGTTCAAACCCATGTCCGCGATGTGCGCCCCCCCAATGGTCTCTTTACCCCCAAAACCCTACAGTTACTCCACTCTTGGCAATATCGTCCCGTCATGTGGAGTGTGGTGCCAGAAGACTGGCGTTGTCCCGGAGTTCAACGAGTGTGCGATCGCATCATGAAACAAGTCGAACCCGGTTCCCTGATTGTTCTCCATGATGGTTCCTATGGCGGTCAGGATGTGGCGCAAACAACCTTAACAATTGTTGAGCAGCTACAGACGAAAAGCTATCAATTTGTTAACATTCAAGAATTATGGCATCTTAAGTCAGGACTTGAGAGTGGCTAG
- the rpoD gene encoding RNA polymerase sigma factor RpoD, with amino-acid sequence MQDEARPDEGVVENDSEENYIPSSAETASKPGKTRSKRKAAPKKKHYTEDSIRLYLQEIGRIRLLRADEEIELARLIEDLLYIESLQEEFEEEYDRLPNAEEWAKLVWIADPIRERLTEEKGEKPDTLEEVWPLVLEALGEPETAKSWAKQSRKFSNSFRSRLYRDRRAKDKMVQSNLRLVVSIAKKYMNRGLSFQDLIQEGSLGLIRAAEKFDHEKGYKFSTYATWWIRQAITRAIADQSRTIRLPVHLYETISRIKKTTKLLSQEMGRKPTEEEIATRMEMTIEKLRFIAKSAQLPISLETPIGKEEDSRLGDFIESDGETPEDQVSKSLLREDLESVLDTLSPRERDVLRLRYGLDDGRMKTLEEIGQIFNVTRERIRQIEAKALRKLRHPNRNSILKEYIR; translated from the coding sequence ATGCAAGACGAAGCGCGACCAGACGAAGGAGTCGTCGAGAACGACTCGGAGGAGAACTATATCCCCAGTTCCGCTGAGACAGCCAGCAAACCCGGAAAAACTCGGTCAAAACGCAAGGCTGCCCCCAAGAAAAAACATTACACCGAAGATTCGATTCGCTTGTACTTACAAGAAATCGGACGGATTCGCTTGTTGCGTGCCGATGAAGAAATTGAACTAGCTCGTCTGATTGAGGACTTACTCTACATCGAGTCCCTGCAGGAAGAGTTTGAAGAGGAGTATGACCGTCTCCCCAACGCTGAGGAATGGGCAAAACTCGTCTGGATTGCCGATCCGATTCGTGAACGTCTGACGGAGGAGAAAGGAGAAAAACCCGATACCCTCGAAGAGGTTTGGCCCCTCGTCTTAGAAGCCTTAGGGGAACCGGAAACGGCTAAATCTTGGGCCAAACAGAGTCGCAAGTTTAGCAACAGCTTCCGCAGTCGCCTCTACCGCGATCGCCGCGCCAAAGACAAGATGGTGCAGTCGAACCTACGTCTGGTGGTCTCCATCGCCAAAAAATACATGAATCGGGGCCTATCTTTCCAGGATCTGATTCAAGAAGGAAGCTTGGGCCTGATTCGCGCGGCTGAGAAGTTCGACCATGAGAAAGGCTATAAGTTCTCCACGTACGCCACCTGGTGGATTCGTCAGGCTATCACCCGGGCCATCGCGGACCAATCCCGGACGATTCGCCTCCCCGTCCACCTCTATGAGACCATCTCCCGCATCAAGAAAACCACCAAACTCCTCTCCCAAGAAATGGGCCGCAAACCCACGGAGGAGGAAATCGCCACTCGCATGGAAATGACCATCGAGAAGCTGCGCTTTATTGCCAAGTCCGCTCAACTCCCCATTTCTCTGGAAACGCCCATCGGTAAAGAAGAAGATTCTCGCCTGGGGGATTTCATTGAGTCGGATGGTGAAACTCCCGAGGATCAGGTGTCTAAAAGCCTATTGCGGGAAGACCTCGAAAGTGTCCTCGATACTCTCAGCCCCCGGGAACGGGATGTGTTGCGCCTACGCTATGGCTTAGATGATGGCCGCATGAAAACCCTAGAAGAAATTGGGCAAATCTTCAATGTGACCCGTGAGCGCATCCGCCAAATTGAGGCTAAGGCCCTACGGAAGCTGCGTCACCCCAATCGCAACAGTATTCTGAAGGAATACATCCGCTAA
- a CDS encoding NAD-dependent malic enzyme, whose product MVELTPNPSYSLTLRFRLPNRAGMLAGVVGSIASVGGNLGQIDLVEQSRYTSIRDVTVDASSTEHAERIVQAVKALAEIELLEVYDRTFNLHRGGKIRIESRLPLKHQSDLAMAYTPGVGRICNAIAEDPNQVYNLTVKGNMVAIVTDGSAVLGLGNLGPEAALPVMEGKAMLFKEFAGIDAFPICLNTQDVDEIVETVKRIAPVFGGVNLEDIAAPRCFEIERRLRAETDIPIFHDDQHGTAIVTLAALINALRLVNKSLEDIRIVMNGAGAAGLAIARLLQKSGAQEIIICDSKGIISRDRDLQADKQAFAVDQGGSLADAMKGADVFIGVSVPGVLTVEMVDTMAEDAIVMAMANPIPEIQPELIESQVAVIATGRSDYANQINNVLAFPGIFRGALDCRASDLTVNMYIEAASAIASLVSPTQLNREYIVPSVFDERVATAVSAAVQRAAREEGVARN is encoded by the coding sequence ATGGTAGAGTTGACCCCCAATCCCAGTTACAGTCTCACCCTACGGTTCCGACTGCCGAACCGCGCCGGAATGTTGGCCGGTGTCGTCGGTTCCATCGCCTCAGTGGGTGGGAATCTTGGACAAATTGATTTAGTTGAACAGAGTCGTTACACCTCAATTCGGGATGTGACGGTGGATGCGTCGAGTACGGAACACGCCGAACGGATTGTGCAAGCGGTGAAGGCCTTAGCCGAGATTGAGTTACTGGAGGTGTACGATCGCACCTTCAACTTACATCGCGGCGGCAAAATCCGCATCGAAAGCCGTCTCCCCCTCAAACATCAGTCGGATTTGGCCATGGCCTACACCCCCGGGGTGGGACGAATTTGTAATGCCATTGCCGAAGACCCCAACCAAGTCTATAACTTGACCGTCAAAGGCAATATGGTGGCGATCGTCACCGATGGCAGTGCGGTGTTAGGCTTGGGAAATCTCGGACCGGAAGCCGCCTTACCCGTCATGGAAGGCAAGGCCATGTTATTTAAGGAGTTTGCTGGCATTGATGCCTTCCCCATCTGCCTCAACACTCAGGATGTGGATGAGATCGTCGAAACCGTCAAACGGATTGCGCCGGTGTTTGGGGGGGTGAACTTGGAAGATATTGCCGCGCCGCGCTGTTTTGAGATTGAACGGCGCTTGCGGGCGGAAACGGATATTCCCATTTTCCATGATGACCAACATGGAACGGCCATTGTCACCCTGGCGGCCCTCATTAATGCCCTACGCCTGGTGAATAAGTCCCTAGAAGACATCCGTATTGTCATGAATGGGGCGGGGGCCGCTGGATTGGCGATCGCCCGCCTGTTGCAAAAATCCGGGGCCCAGGAGATTATCATCTGTGATTCGAAGGGGATTATCTCCCGCGATCGCGACCTGCAAGCGGACAAACAAGCCTTCGCCGTGGATCAGGGTGGAAGTCTGGCCGATGCGATGAAGGGCGCGGATGTGTTTATTGGGGTGAGTGTCCCGGGAGTCTTGACGGTGGAGATGGTGGATACTATGGCCGAGGATGCCATTGTCATGGCGATGGCCAACCCCATCCCGGAAATTCAACCGGAGTTAATTGAATCCCAGGTGGCGGTGATTGCTACGGGCCGCAGTGACTATGCCAACCAGATTAATAATGTCTTAGCCTTCCCCGGGATCTTCCGGGGGGCCCTGGACTGTCGCGCCTCGGATTTAACTGTCAATATGTATATTGAGGCGGCCAGTGCGATCGCCTCTCTGGTGTCCCCCACTCAACTGAATCGGGAATACATTGTCCCCTCGGTGTTTGATGAGCGAGTGGCCACAGCCGTCTCGGCCGCCGTCCAACGGGCCGCACGGGAAGAAGGGGTGGCCCGCAACTAA
- a CDS encoding IS4 family transposase, translating to MSEFSSQGLFRPQVQRSLEKAYSLACSKPNLSFSQCMGNSFRQTVARLFSHKQMTQDVMLSRHIEATRERASATEGDYVIAAQDTTYYNYSGHKEMSGLGVIQGKVRGVIQHNVLLVNESGLPLGLLGQQYWTRKGGLNLAEGEKESCKWLKGLDAINEQARQSSKCFVSVEDREGDVFDLFKAPREDNVEFIVRVYQQRNLEVASSQVVAKLAEIPEELEDFGYERIRIERQNREVEVTLRLRAGAVNVYPEKKLSPRKHKTQGLSLVVAEEIRCVDVKTQEELSPTQEAATWYLLTSLPIETREQVIRVTRFYALRWQVERFHYTLKSGALNVEKLQFDDIHTLVNALSFYSVVAWQLLALTHGIRENPEQCAQVVFDSEEVTLLEKVSSQKIVSLGQAVLALTKLIGFAPSKKQPFPGVKVLATALDRFFFMKLASLGSSGVES from the coding sequence ATGAGCGAGTTCAGCAGCCAAGGACTATTCCGACCCCAAGTTCAAAGAAGTCTAGAGAAAGCCTATAGCCTGGCCTGTAGCAAACCCAACTTATCATTCTCTCAATGTATGGGTAACAGTTTTCGCCAAACCGTTGCCCGTCTGTTCTCCCATAAGCAAATGACCCAAGATGTGATGCTATCGAGACATATCGAAGCGACAAGGGAACGAGCCTCAGCCACAGAAGGGGACTATGTGATTGCCGCCCAAGACACCACCTATTACAACTACTCAGGACACAAGGAGATGTCGGGGCTAGGGGTAATCCAAGGAAAAGTCAGAGGAGTCATACAACACAATGTCCTCCTGGTGAACGAGTCCGGTCTGCCCTTAGGACTGTTAGGACAACAATATTGGACTCGAAAGGGGGGACTGAATCTAGCCGAAGGAGAAAAAGAAAGCTGTAAATGGCTCAAGGGGCTAGATGCCATCAATGAGCAAGCGAGGCAATCGAGCAAGTGCTTTGTCTCAGTCGAAGACCGAGAAGGAGACGTGTTTGACCTGTTCAAAGCTCCCCGAGAAGACAATGTCGAATTCATCGTCCGGGTGTATCAACAGCGAAACTTGGAAGTCGCCTCGAGCCAAGTGGTGGCTAAACTCGCCGAGATTCCCGAGGAGTTGGAAGACTTTGGCTATGAACGGATACGGATTGAGCGTCAAAACCGAGAAGTGGAGGTGACTCTTCGCTTAAGAGCTGGGGCGGTCAACGTTTATCCGGAGAAAAAGTTAAGTCCCAGAAAGCATAAAACGCAAGGTTTATCCTTGGTCGTCGCCGAGGAAATCCGTTGTGTCGACGTGAAAACCCAGGAAGAGCTGTCCCCTACCCAAGAAGCGGCTACTTGGTATTTATTGACCAGTCTGCCAATTGAGACCCGAGAGCAGGTGATACGGGTAACCCGCTTTTATGCCCTCAGATGGCAAGTCGAACGCTTTCATTACACTCTCAAGTCCGGAGCCTTGAATGTGGAAAAATTACAGTTTGATGATATCCATACCCTAGTCAACGCCTTGAGCTTTTATTCAGTGGTCGCCTGGCAGCTACTGGCCCTGACTCATGGGATTCGGGAAAATCCTGAACAATGTGCCCAGGTGGTGTTTGATTCGGAGGAGGTGACCTTGTTAGAGAAGGTCTCCTCTCAAAAAATCGTTTCTCTTGGTCAGGCCGTCTTAGCCTTAACTAAACTGATTGGCTTTGCCCCGTCGAAAAAACAACCCTTTCCGGGAGTGAAAGTGCTGGCCACGGCTCTGGACCGCTTTTTCTTTATGAAGCTAGCTTCTCTGGGGTCTTCCGGGGTTGAGAGCTAG
- the groES gene encoding co-chaperone GroES: MAAVSLSVSTVKPLADRVFVKVSASEEKTAGGILLPDSAKEKPQVGEIVQVGPGKRNDDGTRQEVDVKVGDKVLYSKYAGTDIKLGSDEFVLLSEKDILAIVQ; the protein is encoded by the coding sequence ATGGCAGCCGTATCTCTGAGTGTTTCCACCGTCAAACCTCTCGCAGACCGTGTTTTTGTTAAGGTGAGTGCCTCGGAGGAGAAAACCGCTGGTGGTATCCTCCTGCCCGACAGTGCAAAGGAAAAACCCCAAGTCGGTGAAATCGTCCAAGTCGGCCCCGGCAAACGCAACGACGACGGGACTCGGCAAGAAGTAGATGTCAAAGTCGGAGACAAAGTGCTCTACTCCAAGTACGCCGGCACCGATATCAAACTGGGTAGCGATGAGTTCGTACTTCTGTCTGAAAAAGACATCCTGGCGATCGTTCAGTAG